One region of Limnospira fusiformis SAG 85.79 genomic DNA includes:
- a CDS encoding FGGY-family carbohydrate kinase: MNLFLGIDFGTSGARSVVIDTLGGVHAEGVCTWKESLVTMESPKLWKNGLFELLNQIPKDLCSQIRSIAINGTSATVLLCDEMGNPVTAPLAYNHSCDQAIVERLKAIAPPDNPVLSSTSSLVKLLWWQENLTPPPPGKLYFLHQADWLGFLLHDKLGISDHHNSLKLGYDVVNLCYQSWLLEAIKWGGKFTPILPKVLTPGTCISPINRQLSDRFRLRPDCIIRAGTTDSIAAFIASGASSPGEAVTSLGSTLVLKLLSPTAINVAKYGIYSHRFGDLWLTGGASNTGGAILRHFFSDRQLESLSRQINPNTPTLLDYYPLLQPGDRFPINDPNLLPRLEPRPSNDVEFLHGLLNAIARIESQGYQLLQNLGASPLQRVYTAGGGAKNSTWTTIRHHHLRVPVLPSPHTQAAYGTACLAMRGELIKKSSC; this comes from the coding sequence ATGAATCTATTTTTAGGTATAGATTTTGGTACTTCTGGGGCTCGTTCAGTAGTGATTGATACCCTGGGAGGGGTTCATGCAGAGGGGGTTTGTACCTGGAAGGAATCATTGGTGACTATGGAATCACCGAAACTCTGGAAAAATGGGTTATTTGAGTTACTCAATCAAATTCCTAAAGATTTATGTTCTCAGATTAGATCGATCGCCATTAATGGTACTTCTGCTACAGTGTTATTATGTGATGAGATGGGGAATCCGGTCACCGCACCGCTCGCTTATAATCACAGTTGTGATCAGGCTATTGTGGAGAGACTAAAAGCGATCGCACCCCCAGACAATCCGGTTTTGAGTAGTACCTCTAGCTTGGTCAAACTACTCTGGTGGCAAGAAAATCTTACCCCGCCGCCACCCGGAAAGTTATATTTTTTGCATCAAGCAGACTGGCTAGGATTTTTATTACATGATAAGTTGGGTATTAGTGACCATCATAATAGTCTCAAACTCGGCTATGATGTGGTGAATCTTTGCTATCAGTCGTGGTTGTTAGAGGCTATTAAATGGGGGGGTAAATTTACGCCGATTTTGCCAAAAGTCCTGACCCCAGGAACCTGTATTAGCCCTATTAATCGACAATTAAGCGATCGCTTTCGATTGCGCCCAGATTGTATAATTAGAGCCGGAACTACAGATAGCATCGCCGCTTTCATAGCCTCCGGTGCTAGTTCCCCTGGGGAGGCTGTCACTTCCCTAGGTTCAACCCTGGTGTTAAAGCTGTTAAGTCCTACCGCTATCAATGTTGCTAAATATGGCATTTACAGCCACAGGTTTGGTGATTTGTGGCTGACTGGCGGCGCTTCTAATACGGGGGGTGCCATATTGCGACACTTTTTTAGCGATCGCCAATTGGAAAGCCTCAGCCGCCAGATTAATCCTAACACTCCCACTCTCCTAGATTATTATCCCCTATTGCAACCGGGCGATCGCTTTCCTATCAATGACCCCAATTTGTTACCCCGTCTTGAACCTCGCCCCAGTAATGATGTAGAATTTCTCCATGGCTTACTAAATGCGATCGCCCGTATTGAGTCTCAAGGTTATCAACTTTTACAAAACCTAGGCGCAAGTCCTCTCCAGCGCGTCTATACTGCTGGCGGTGGGGCCAAAAATTCCACCTGGACTACTATTCGCCACCATCATCTCCGAGTCCCTGTACTCCCTTCTCCACACACCCAAGCCGCCTACGGAACAGCCTGTTTAGCTATGCGGGGGGAGTTGATTAAAAAATCAAGTTGTTAA
- a CDS encoding ATP-binding protein, which translates to MLAILTKLPEILRNWWSEFTLQTRLMAGATLVVSLLMSGLTFWAVNTIQQDARLNDTRYGRDLGLLLAANVAPMIAENNREEVARFSRQFYTSTSSVRYMLYADPDGEIFLGLPFSDSAVQNSLTLRRRMQLPENFLASVEARDYSALPMVRQHLTPGGQITDVFVPLMHDDKYLGILAIGINPNPTVVVSSNLTRDVTLAVFVSIWVMVILGAVFNALTITQPIKELLMGVKNIAAGNFRQRIDLPFGGELGELILSFNEMAERLESYDEQNIEELTAEKAKLETLVSTIADGAVLIDAELNLILVNPTARRLFGWERQSVISENVLTYLPAPVLQELSQPLQKIASGNLEGGEFRCSLTEPNNRTLRILLTTVLLHKSPGVEPLCASCIYDHDNSCTSPQRPQANECTFYNQDATVKNQENYRESLKGIAMTIQDITREVELNDAKSQFISNVSHELRTPLFNIKSFIETLHDYGDDLSEEERREFLETANHETDRLTRLVNDVLDLSRLESCRIYHLEPVDIAHPIEQTLRTYQLNARDKGIELSKEVEPLLPAVRGHFDLLLQVLTNLVGNSLKFTEAGGRVIIRAYLLDDSHHISLAESREAAEIERGGWIMSPPPPRPLDRHISHNSQLYQRVVRIEVSDTGSGIASEDQEAVFTRFFRVENRVHTLEGTGLGLSIVRNIIEKHNSQVHLVSELGVGTTFWFDLAVYQEDQQNLIPDVVAPAMEFLS; encoded by the coding sequence ATGCTGGCAATTCTCACCAAACTTCCAGAAATTCTCAGAAATTGGTGGTCTGAGTTTACCCTACAAACCCGACTCATGGCGGGAGCTACCCTGGTGGTGTCCCTATTGATGAGCGGTTTAACCTTTTGGGCCGTTAATACCATTCAGCAAGACGCTCGTCTTAATGATACCCGCTATGGTCGAGATTTGGGCTTACTTTTAGCCGCTAATGTCGCCCCTATGATTGCTGAAAATAATCGGGAAGAGGTAGCCCGTTTCTCCCGTCAGTTCTACACCAGCACCTCTAGTGTGCGATATATGCTCTATGCTGACCCCGACGGCGAGATTTTCCTCGGTCTCCCCTTTTCTGATTCCGCAGTCCAGAACTCCCTCACCCTGCGACGACGGATGCAACTGCCGGAAAATTTTCTCGCCAGTGTCGAAGCGAGGGATTATTCCGCTTTACCTATGGTGCGCCAGCATCTTACCCCTGGGGGTCAAATAACAGATGTATTTGTTCCCCTAATGCACGATGACAAATATCTGGGAATTTTGGCGATCGGTATTAATCCTAATCCCACCGTTGTCGTCTCCTCTAACTTAACTCGTGACGTTACCTTAGCAGTTTTCGTCTCTATCTGGGTTATGGTAATTTTAGGGGCGGTTTTTAATGCCCTAACCATTACTCAGCCGATTAAAGAACTACTAATGGGAGTCAAAAATATAGCTGCTGGTAACTTTAGACAACGCATTGATTTACCCTTTGGCGGTGAATTGGGAGAACTCATATTGAGTTTTAATGAAATGGCAGAACGCCTGGAAAGCTACGACGAACAAAATATCGAAGAGTTGACCGCCGAAAAAGCCAAGCTAGAAACTCTGGTTTCAACTATTGCAGATGGTGCAGTTTTAATAGATGCTGAACTTAATCTAATTCTCGTCAACCCGACCGCGCGTCGCCTCTTTGGGTGGGAACGTCAAAGCGTCATTTCTGAAAACGTTTTAACCTATCTTCCCGCACCAGTATTACAAGAACTATCTCAACCATTACAAAAAATTGCCTCTGGAAACCTAGAAGGAGGAGAATTTCGCTGTTCTCTCACTGAACCAAATAATCGCACTCTCCGCATTCTTCTCACCACAGTTTTACTACATAAATCCCCCGGTGTAGAACCCCTCTGCGCTAGTTGTATCTATGACCACGATAATAGTTGCACCTCCCCCCAAAGACCCCAAGCTAATGAATGTACATTCTACAATCAAGATGCCACCGTCAAAAATCAGGAAAACTATCGGGAAAGTTTAAAAGGCATTGCTATGACTATTCAGGATATCACCCGAGAAGTCGAACTAAATGACGCTAAAAGCCAGTTTATCAGTAACGTTTCCCATGAGTTGAGAACACCTTTATTTAACATTAAATCCTTTATCGAAACTCTCCACGACTATGGCGATGATTTAAGCGAAGAAGAACGTCGAGAATTTTTAGAAACCGCTAACCATGAAACTGACCGCCTTACCCGTCTAGTTAATGACGTTTTAGATTTATCTCGCCTTGAGTCCTGTCGTATTTATCACCTGGAACCTGTTGATATTGCTCATCCTATTGAACAAACCCTACGGACTTATCAACTCAATGCGCGAGATAAGGGAATTGAATTGAGTAAAGAGGTAGAACCATTACTACCAGCCGTTAGAGGTCACTTTGATTTGTTGTTACAAGTCCTCACTAACTTGGTCGGAAATTCCCTCAAATTTACCGAAGCTGGCGGAAGAGTAATAATTCGTGCCTATTTATTAGATGATAGCCATCATATCTCCCTGGCTGAGAGTCGAGAAGCAGCCGAAATTGAACGGGGAGGTTGGATTATGTCTCCACCACCACCTCGACCTTTAGATAGGCATATTTCCCACAATTCACAACTATATCAGAGAGTGGTACGCATCGAGGTTTCTGATACCGGAAGCGGTATTGCTTCGGAAGACCAAGAAGCTGTTTTTACTCGATTCTTTAGAGTCGAAAATCGAGTGCATACCTTGGAAGGGACGGGCTTGGGTTTATCTATTGTTAGGAATATTATTGAAAAGCACAATTCTCAGGTACATTTGGTTAGTGAGTTGGGAGTGGGAACTACCTTCTGGTTTGATTTGGCTGTCTACCAGGAAGACCAACAAAATTTGATTCCTGATGTGGTCGCACCAGCTATGGAGTTCCTATCATGA
- the pgm gene encoding phosphoglucomutase (alpha-D-glucose-1,6-bisphosphate-dependent) translates to MVAKNISPLAGKIAPGDILENIDRLIEQYYSVRPDPNNPQQQVSFGTSGHRGCSANGTFNEDHILAVTQATVEYRRHQGITGPLYMGHDSHALSEPAQKTALEVLAANQVETYIATEEGNGKFTPTPAVSHAILTYNRQRTEGLADGIIVTPSHNPPSDGGFKYNPPSGGPAGPEITKWIQQRANQILADGNRAVSRSPYNQALYASTTHSFDFITPYIADLENIIDMAAIRESGIKIGVDPLGGSNIGYWEPIAERYGLNLTIVNPTVDPTFGFMTVDWDGKIRMDCSSPYAMANLVKLKDDYDIAFGNDTDSDRHGIVTPSMGLMNPNHFLSVAIWYLFTNRQGWSPESAIGKTLVSSSLIDRVAKDINRQLCEVPVGFKWFVDGLLDGSLGFGGEESAGASFLRMDGTVWTTDKDGIIMDLLAAEITAKTGKDPGMHYKDMTERLGRAYYSRIDSAANSEQKARLSKLSPEDVKVSTLAGDPIVAKMTNAPGNNAAIGGLKVTTEQGWFAARPSGTEDVYKIYAESFKGEEHLNQIISEAQKIVSDTF, encoded by the coding sequence ATGGTAGCCAAAAACATTAGCCCCTTGGCCGGAAAAATCGCCCCAGGTGATATCTTGGAAAATATCGATCGCCTTATTGAGCAATATTATTCAGTGCGTCCAGATCCCAACAATCCTCAACAGCAAGTAAGTTTCGGTACATCTGGACACCGGGGATGTTCGGCTAACGGCACTTTTAACGAAGACCATATCCTAGCGGTTACTCAAGCGACGGTAGAATATCGCCGCCACCAAGGCATTACGGGTCCCCTGTATATGGGTCACGACTCCCACGCTTTATCTGAACCGGCGCAAAAAACCGCCCTAGAAGTTTTAGCAGCCAACCAAGTAGAAACCTACATAGCCACAGAGGAAGGAAATGGCAAATTTACCCCCACCCCGGCGGTTTCCCATGCCATTCTCACCTACAACCGCCAACGTACAGAAGGTTTAGCGGACGGTATTATCGTCACCCCCTCCCATAATCCCCCCTCGGACGGTGGCTTTAAATACAATCCCCCCTCTGGCGGTCCGGCAGGTCCGGAAATCACCAAATGGATTCAACAACGGGCTAATCAAATCCTGGCTGATGGTAATCGCGCGGTAAGTCGCAGCCCTTACAATCAGGCATTATACGCCAGCACTACTCACAGTTTTGACTTCATTACCCCATATATTGCTGACCTGGAAAATATTATTGATATGGCAGCAATTCGGGAATCAGGAATTAAAATAGGTGTTGACCCATTGGGGGGTTCTAATATTGGTTATTGGGAACCTATTGCAGAACGTTATGGGTTAAATTTGACTATAGTCAATCCTACAGTTGACCCGACTTTTGGGTTTATGACTGTAGACTGGGATGGGAAAATTCGCATGGACTGTTCCTCTCCTTATGCTATGGCGAATTTGGTTAAACTCAAAGATGATTATGATATCGCTTTTGGGAATGATACGGACTCAGACCGACATGGTATTGTTACCCCTAGCATGGGATTAATGAACCCTAATCATTTCCTGTCTGTGGCTATTTGGTATTTATTCACTAATCGACAAGGCTGGAGTCCTGAAAGTGCGATCGGGAAAACTTTAGTTAGCAGTAGTTTGATTGACCGGGTAGCTAAGGATATTAATCGCCAACTTTGTGAGGTTCCTGTAGGCTTTAAATGGTTTGTAGATGGCTTGCTAGACGGTTCTTTGGGTTTTGGCGGTGAAGAAAGCGCTGGCGCATCTTTCCTGCGAATGGATGGCACAGTTTGGACTACTGATAAAGATGGGATTATTATGGATTTACTGGCGGCGGAAATTACGGCTAAAACTGGTAAAGACCCTGGTATGCACTATAAAGACATGACTGAACGTTTGGGTCGCGCCTACTATTCCCGTATTGATTCTGCTGCTAATTCTGAACAAAAAGCACGCCTCAGTAAGTTATCTCCAGAAGATGTGAAAGTATCAACTTTGGCGGGTGATCCAATCGTGGCTAAAATGACTAATGCACCGGGAAATAATGCGGCTATAGGTGGTTTAAAAGTTACGACGGAACAAGGTTGGTTTGCTGCACGTCCATCGGGTACAGAAGATGTCTATAAAATCTATGCGGAAAGTTTTAAGGGGGAAGAACATTTGAATCAGATTATTTCGGAAGCACAAAAAATTGTGAGTGACACCTTTTAA
- a CDS encoding alpha-mannosidase translates to MSLSSSDDSRVVINQAIARLREMTRSDLQRRWRFHEGDISPQMNQGWRDWSFVDLNDRGHVAWSEGGKVLWLAQEVNIPANLGGYRLEGLCLKLSLVWWAQLAEVYVNGSLVQSGDLFDCRTAIVLSESVLPSTKFRIFLRLVSPPHDRGALVASSCVYQAGKVGDIDPGFIGDELAVYSSYLLKGNIDELELTSRAQVFPLLSPQRWQELGEAVSRINWDIVGDRHLFMSELFRLRECWDTCADLKLVKFRFLGHAHLDLAWLWSVAETWSVAIKTFESVLALQDDFPELIFTHSTPALYAWLEENRPDLFKLIQNRISQKRWEVAAGLWVEPELNTVSGESIVRQILYGQYYVADQFGEVSRIAWLPDSFGFSWQLPQLLTLGRIDFFATQKLRWNDTTVFPYGCFRWRGLNGTEIVSLMSAPIGENVEPLKLVNYGIEWESQTGLNECLWLPGVGDHGGGPTREMLEVIRRWRSSPLFPDLRFMSAVDYLDGLGDLPNLPVWNDELYLEFHRGCYTTHADQKRWNRLCEGLLYRAELWSAVASIVTGFEVPQATLEEAWKGVLFNQFHDILPGSAIAEVYEDANRGWQAAATTAGDAENRALDAIASSISLPYPPQPQAIPIVVFNPLNWTRSEIVQVPLPPQGSWDVCESTGNALNSQLVRVSGRSELLFFATDVPSVGYRCFWLVPKSPETPMNQGFEPKNDLICAHLFRLYYTISGSRLDVNTNRKNSENWEFENQYLRVKVSGETGDLIEIFDKVNSREVLTYPGHQWRLFRDQGQYWDAWNIDPNYHKYPLDSPQLESIEFVEKGYLRGRLRVFKRFNNSRFCQDYVLSIGSPILRVECRVEWRENHVLMKGYFPLSINADLLSYEIPCGVMERKTEPQTNFDKSKWEVPALNWGSLSDGNYGVSLLNDCKYGYDFKPDEIGLSLLRGSLWPDPKADVGVHEFSYGIYPHLGDWRQGETVRRGYEFNQPLQVRVLELSNVGITGGESCRSFLGFSASNFVLMAVKRSHLDHQTWIIRGYECQGSGGVLEFENSLGVQVNYAVNLLEERVGVFDRKMQPWQVLGLAISGKTGSDEVT, encoded by the coding sequence ATGAGTTTATCTAGTTCTGATGATAGTCGTGTTGTGATTAATCAGGCGATCGCCAGATTGCGGGAGATGACCAGATCCGATCTTCAGAGACGGTGGCGGTTTCATGAGGGAGATATTTCCCCACAAATGAACCAGGGGTGGCGTGATTGGTCCTTCGTGGATTTGAATGATCGGGGTCATGTAGCTTGGTCTGAGGGGGGGAAAGTTTTGTGGTTAGCCCAGGAGGTTAATATTCCCGCTAATTTAGGGGGGTATAGGTTGGAGGGTTTATGCTTGAAATTGAGTTTGGTTTGGTGGGCACAGTTGGCTGAAGTTTATGTTAATGGTAGTTTGGTACAGTCGGGAGATTTATTTGATTGTAGGACAGCGATCGTTTTGTCCGAGTCCGTCTTACCTTCCACCAAGTTTAGGATCTTTTTAAGGTTGGTAAGTCCCCCTCATGATCGAGGTGCTTTGGTAGCCTCTAGTTGTGTCTACCAAGCCGGAAAAGTTGGAGATATTGATCCGGGTTTTATTGGCGACGAGTTGGCGGTTTACTCTAGTTATCTGCTGAAGGGAAATATTGATGAGTTGGAGTTGACAAGTCGCGCACAAGTTTTCCCCCTCCTCTCTCCCCAAAGGTGGCAGGAGTTAGGGGAAGCCGTTAGTAGGATAAATTGGGATATTGTAGGCGATCGCCATTTATTTATGTCCGAGTTATTCCGTCTGCGAGAGTGTTGGGATACCTGTGCGGATTTAAAGTTAGTTAAGTTTAGGTTTTTAGGTCATGCTCATTTAGACTTGGCTTGGCTATGGTCAGTCGCCGAAACTTGGTCGGTCGCCATTAAAACCTTTGAGTCCGTCCTCGCTTTACAGGATGATTTTCCTGAGTTGATTTTTACTCATTCTACCCCCGCGCTATATGCTTGGCTTGAGGAAAATAGACCCGATTTGTTTAAGTTAATCCAAAATCGGATTTCCCAGAAGCGTTGGGAGGTCGCCGCTGGTTTATGGGTTGAACCCGAATTAAATACCGTTTCTGGGGAGTCAATTGTTCGCCAAATTCTCTATGGTCAATATTATGTCGCTGATCAGTTTGGGGAAGTCTCCCGTATAGCTTGGCTACCCGATAGTTTTGGTTTTTCTTGGCAACTTCCCCAGTTGCTGACTCTGGGAAGGATTGATTTTTTTGCGACTCAAAAGTTGCGGTGGAATGATACAACAGTCTTTCCCTATGGTTGTTTTCGTTGGCGAGGTTTGAACGGTACCGAAATTGTCAGTTTGATGTCTGCACCAATTGGGGAAAATGTCGAACCCCTCAAGTTAGTAAACTATGGCATTGAGTGGGAGTCTCAAACTGGCTTAAATGAGTGTTTATGGTTGCCAGGAGTTGGCGATCATGGCGGCGGTCCGACGCGGGAAATGCTGGAGGTCATCCGTCGTTGGCGATCGTCTCCTCTGTTTCCTGATTTGCGTTTTATGTCCGCCGTCGATTATTTGGATGGGCTGGGTGATTTACCCAATCTTCCAGTGTGGAATGATGAGTTATATCTCGAGTTTCATCGAGGTTGCTATACTACCCACGCTGACCAAAAGCGTTGGAATCGTTTGTGCGAAGGGTTGCTCTATCGGGCTGAGTTGTGGTCCGCTGTCGCTTCTATCGTGACCGGGTTTGAAGTTCCCCAGGCGACCTTAGAAGAGGCATGGAAGGGGGTTTTGTTTAATCAGTTTCATGATATCCTCCCAGGGTCCGCTATTGCTGAGGTCTATGAGGATGCTAACCGGGGTTGGCAGGCAGCCGCGACAACCGCTGGAGATGCTGAAAATAGAGCATTAGATGCGATCGCTTCTTCCATTTCTCTCCCTTACCCCCCACAACCTCAAGCTATACCCATTGTCGTCTTTAACCCCCTCAATTGGACTCGTTCCGAAATTGTCCAAGTCCCATTACCCCCCCAGGGAAGTTGGGATGTTTGCGAAAGCACTGGAAATGCCTTAAATTCCCAACTGGTGCGGGTTTCAGGTCGGTCTGAATTGCTGTTTTTTGCAACTGATGTGCCGTCAGTCGGTTATCGCTGTTTCTGGTTAGTGCCTAAATCCCCTGAAACACCCATGAATCAAGGGTTTGAGCCGAAAAATGACCTTATATGCGCGCACCTTTTCCGACTTTACTACACTATATCAGGTTCCCGTTTAGATGTCAATACTAATCGTAAAAATTCCGAAAATTGGGAATTTGAGAATCAGTATTTACGGGTAAAAGTGTCGGGAGAAACAGGAGACTTAATCGAGATTTTTGATAAAGTCAATAGTCGGGAAGTCTTGACATATCCCGGACATCAATGGCGACTGTTTCGAGACCAGGGACAATATTGGGATGCTTGGAATATTGACCCCAATTATCATAAGTATCCCTTAGATAGTCCGCAACTAGAGTCAATTGAGTTTGTCGAAAAAGGTTATCTACGCGGGAGGTTGCGAGTTTTCAAGAGATTTAATAACTCTCGGTTTTGTCAAGATTATGTTTTATCGATAGGGTCGCCAATTTTACGGGTTGAGTGTCGAGTAGAGTGGCGAGAGAATCATGTGTTAATGAAGGGTTATTTTCCATTGTCTATAAATGCAGATTTACTGAGTTATGAAATCCCTTGTGGTGTAATGGAGAGAAAGACCGAACCCCAGACAAATTTTGACAAATCCAAATGGGAAGTTCCTGCTTTAAATTGGGGGAGTCTGAGTGATGGTAATTATGGTGTATCATTGCTAAATGATTGTAAGTATGGATATGATTTTAAGCCAGATGAAATTGGTTTAAGTTTGCTACGGGGTTCTTTATGGCCCGACCCGAAAGCTGATGTAGGTGTTCATGAGTTTAGTTATGGTATTTACCCCCATTTAGGTGATTGGCGACAGGGGGAAACTGTGCGACGAGGTTATGAGTTTAATCAGCCGCTACAGGTGAGGGTTTTAGAGTTATCTAATGTGGGGATAACTGGTGGTGAGTCCTGTCGGAGTTTTTTAGGTTTTAGTGCTAGTAATTTTGTGTTAATGGCTGTGAAGCGATCGCACTTAGACCACCAGACTTGGATTATACGAGGTTATGAGTGTCAAGGAAGTGGGGGAGTATTGGAATTCGAGAATAGTTTAGGAGTCCAGGTCAACTATGCCGTCAACTTATTGGAGGAAAGGGTTGGGGTTTTTGACCGAAAGATGCAACCTTGGCAGGTGTTAGGGTTAGCCATTTCTGGGAAGACTGGGAGTGACGAAGTAACTTGA
- a CDS encoding peptidoglycan-binding domain-containing protein: MDTIAYNHLVSSYESPQQFNLSDNLILFRGVNWSKVSTTCLMPIIGAAIGLSILGSTSAAQASIYYGSSGNHVVQLQNALANHGYFRARSTGYFGSITKHSVKAFQRDYGLVADGIVGPATASALGLHCYTSCYVKSPPKRHYGYHAASHRPRRGRGYHKSLSHGDSCSRVTNLQHKLAYYGYFHARATGYFGPITTKAVKAFQRDYGLRVDGVAGPATLAALGM, translated from the coding sequence ATGGATACAATTGCCTACAATCATCTAGTCTCTAGCTATGAGTCTCCCCAGCAGTTCAACCTCAGCGACAACTTGATTCTGTTTCGGGGTGTTAACTGGAGTAAAGTTTCTACTACCTGCTTAATGCCAATTATCGGTGCAGCCATTGGTTTGTCAATTTTGGGTTCCACCAGCGCCGCCCAAGCCTCCATCTACTATGGTTCCTCTGGCAACCATGTGGTACAATTGCAGAACGCCTTAGCTAATCATGGCTACTTCCGCGCGCGGTCTACCGGCTATTTTGGTTCAATTACCAAGCACTCCGTTAAAGCCTTTCAGCGTGACTATGGGTTGGTAGCAGATGGCATTGTTGGTCCCGCCACAGCTTCCGCTTTGGGACTCCATTGCTACACCTCCTGCTATGTTAAATCTCCTCCCAAACGCCATTATGGCTATCATGCAGCCAGTCACCGCCCCCGTCGTGGTCGTGGCTACCATAAATCCCTGTCCCACGGTGACAGTTGTTCCCGAGTTACTAACTTGCAACATAAACTAGCTTACTACGGTTATTTCCACGCGCGCGCCACCGGATATTTTGGTCCAATTACCACCAAAGCAGTTAAAGCCTTCCAGCGTGACTACGGCTTGAGAGTTGATGGTGTGGCGGGTCCGGCTACCTTGGCGGCTTTGGGAATGTAG
- the purD gene encoding phosphoribosylamine--glycine ligase — protein MKILVVGNGGREHALAWTLTQSETVQQVICTPGNGGTATLTKCQNRNIPVEDIPAIVALAKDEAIDLVVVGPEVPLALGIADELTKNHVKVFGPGREGAKLEASKSWAKDLMLAAGVPTATGAVFTDPQAAKDYITQVPIVIKADGLAAGKGVIVATSLEMADSAITSISQGEFGQDNCQIVIEEFLQGQEVSVLAITDGKTIRPLIPAQDHKPIGEGDTGPNTGGMGAYAPTPLVSDTLMVKIQREVLEPTLQELQNRGIDYCGIIYAGLMITPDGDLMVLEFNCRFGDPETQAVLLMLDTPLDQILTACCDRRLAELPPIRWKPGVSLCVVLASCGYPGTYPKGKLITGIDAASALGAKVFHAGTRLVDGQIITDGGRVLGVTAIGDTVETAITNAYQAVDCINFDGMYCRRDIGFRLRQSQN, from the coding sequence GTGAAAATATTAGTTGTTGGAAACGGTGGTAGAGAACACGCCTTAGCTTGGACACTCACTCAGTCAGAAACAGTCCAACAGGTTATCTGTACTCCCGGAAATGGCGGGACTGCTACCCTAACCAAATGTCAAAATCGAAATATCCCGGTTGAGGATATCCCGGCTATTGTTGCTTTGGCTAAAGATGAAGCTATTGATTTGGTGGTCGTCGGTCCAGAAGTGCCCCTGGCTTTGGGTATTGCAGATGAACTTACTAAAAATCATGTTAAAGTATTTGGACCCGGACGTGAAGGCGCAAAATTAGAAGCGAGTAAGTCCTGGGCTAAAGATTTGATGTTAGCAGCAGGAGTCCCTACCGCCACGGGGGCTGTATTTACTGACCCCCAAGCTGCTAAAGACTATATTACTCAAGTTCCCATTGTTATTAAAGCTGATGGACTCGCGGCGGGAAAAGGGGTTATTGTTGCTACTAGCCTGGAAATGGCTGATTCGGCTATTACCTCCATTTCTCAGGGAGAATTTGGTCAAGATAATTGCCAAATTGTGATCGAGGAGTTTCTACAGGGTCAAGAGGTCTCGGTTTTAGCTATTACTGATGGTAAAACTATTCGCCCCCTAATTCCGGCTCAAGATCATAAACCTATTGGAGAAGGTGACACGGGACCTAATACTGGCGGTATGGGTGCTTATGCGCCTACCCCCCTGGTCTCTGATACGTTAATGGTGAAAATACAACGGGAGGTTCTTGAACCTACTTTACAGGAACTTCAAAACCGGGGAATTGATTATTGTGGTATTATCTATGCGGGATTGATGATTACCCCTGACGGTGATTTAATGGTTCTGGAGTTTAACTGTAGATTTGGAGACCCGGAAACTCAGGCTGTACTCCTCATGTTAGATACTCCCCTAGACCAGATTTTAACAGCTTGTTGCGATCGCCGTCTGGCAGAACTTCCCCCTATTCGTTGGAAACCCGGAGTTTCCCTATGTGTGGTTTTGGCTTCCTGTGGTTATCCGGGAACTTATCCAAAAGGTAAGCTGATTACTGGTATTGACGCAGCATCAGCCTTGGGTGCTAAAGTATTTCATGCCGGAACTCGCCTGGTCGATGGACAAATAATCACCGACGGGGGCAGAGTTTTGGGTGTAACCGCTATCGGTGACACTGTAGAAACTGCTATCACCAATGCTTATCAGGCTGTGGACTGCATTAACTTTGACGGAATGTACTGTCGCCGAGATATTGGTTTTAGACTCCGACAAAGCCAAAATTAA